The following are encoded together in the bacterium genome:
- the lptG gene encoding LPS export ABC transporter permease LptG, with protein sequence MKIGPRILDRYLSLEFFRMWFTALLAFVVIFLVVNLFEKVSRFLEYDVPMGVVVKYYLFMIPYIVKWMNPIAVLLGVLFSLGTLSRNLEITAMTAAGLSLRRIILPVIVLGLAISGAVFVFGETVVPYADTRKEEIETVYVKRLPLLKTIRRINLAYRGKEGRFYYVRVFDGIRSQMRDIRIIEKSEAGELRRLIVAREAVWRGDRWQFRNGSVRTFRATGDISISYFDKEYFDVPETPADFMREEKSPEAMKFKELTTYISNLESSGVGATKERVELYLKISVPLANFIVIFLGAPLALQSHRAGLAYGFGLAILLGFMLWGALAVGRAFGQNGTLPPFLAAFLPDAIFGVIGLGMLYRART encoded by the coding sequence GTGAAGATAGGGCCCCGCATACTCGACCGCTACCTGTCGCTCGAATTCTTTCGGATGTGGTTCACCGCGCTGCTGGCCTTCGTCGTGATCTTCCTGGTCGTGAACCTCTTCGAGAAGGTCTCGAGGTTCCTCGAGTACGACGTGCCTATGGGCGTCGTCGTTAAATACTACCTCTTCATGATACCGTACATCGTTAAATGGATGAACCCCATCGCGGTCCTGCTGGGGGTCCTGTTTTCGTTGGGGACGCTGTCGCGCAACCTCGAAATCACGGCTATGACCGCCGCGGGGCTCAGCCTGCGGCGGATAATATTACCGGTTATCGTGCTCGGCCTGGCCATAAGCGGGGCGGTATTCGTCTTCGGCGAAACCGTGGTGCCGTACGCCGATACCCGTAAAGAGGAGATCGAAACCGTTTACGTGAAGAGGTTGCCGTTGTTGAAAACCATCCGCCGCATCAACCTGGCCTACCGCGGCAAGGAGGGGCGCTTTTATTACGTCCGCGTCTTCGACGGCATACGCAGCCAGATGCGCGACATCCGCATCATCGAGAAGTCGGAGGCGGGGGAGCTCCGCCGCCTAATCGTCGCCCGGGAGGCGGTGTGGCGGGGCGACCGGTGGCAGTTCCGCAACGGCTCGGTGCGCACTTTCCGGGCAACGGGCGACATTTCCATATCGTATTTCGACAAGGAGTATTTCGACGTCCCGGAGACGCCGGCCGACTTCATGCGCGAAGAAAAAAGCCCCGAAGCGATGAAGTTTAAGGAGCTCACAACGTACATCTCCAACTTGGAGTCGTCGGGCGTAGGCGCTACGAAGGAGCGGGTCGAACTCTATTTAAAAATATCGGTCCCCTTGGCAAACTTCATCGTCATCTTCCTGGGGGCGCCGCTGGCGCTGCAGAGCCATCGCGCCGGCCTGGCGTACGGCTTCGGCCTGGCGATCCTCCTTGGTTTTATGTTGTGGGGCGCGCTGGCGGTAGGCCGGGCCTTCGGCCAGAACGGGACGCTGCCGCCCTTCCTGGCGGCCTTCCTCCCCGACGCCATATTCGGCGTGATTGGTTTGGGGATGCTCTACCGGGCGCGGACGTAA
- a CDS encoding dihydroorotate dehydrogenase: MSADIRIEAGGLELATPVILASGCAGYGDEWLGLVDLDAVGAVVLKGVSLEPWPGNAPPRVAEAPAGVINAVGLENVGLGALVREKLPALGGLPCKVVANVVGRDRDEYRDVCAALAAEKRVDALELNVSCPNVGAGGMAFCADAEGLRELVRDCRDVAGKPLWVKLAPMVTDIVAVARAVLDGGADALTIANTVPAMAVDVDRRRAVLGNVYGGLSGPAVRPINLRLVHLVYEETGADIIASGGVDGWRAAAAYILAGARAVQVGTALFDNPAAPAEIAAGLKEYVEREMFDGLSFLVGKLRGDRK, from the coding sequence TTGAGCGCCGATATCCGAATCGAAGCCGGCGGCCTCGAGCTCGCGACGCCCGTCATCCTCGCGTCGGGTTGCGCCGGTTACGGCGACGAGTGGCTCGGGCTCGTAGACCTCGACGCCGTGGGCGCCGTGGTATTGAAGGGCGTTTCGCTCGAGCCCTGGCCGGGCAACGCGCCGCCGCGCGTGGCGGAGGCGCCGGCCGGCGTAATCAACGCCGTGGGGTTGGAGAACGTCGGCCTCGGCGCCTTGGTTCGCGAAAAGCTCCCGGCCCTCGGCGGCCTTCCGTGCAAGGTCGTCGCCAACGTCGTGGGCAGGGACCGGGACGAGTACCGCGACGTCTGCGCGGCGCTGGCGGCCGAGAAGCGCGTCGACGCGCTCGAGCTGAACGTGTCTTGTCCCAACGTCGGCGCCGGGGGGATGGCGTTCTGCGCCGACGCGGAAGGGCTCCGCGAGCTGGTGCGCGATTGCCGCGACGTCGCGGGGAAGCCGCTGTGGGTCAAGCTCGCGCCGATGGTAACCGATATAGTCGCCGTCGCCCGGGCCGTGCTCGACGGCGGCGCGGACGCCCTCACCATAGCCAATACCGTCCCGGCGATGGCGGTGGACGTGGACCGGCGTCGCGCCGTCCTGGGGAACGTCTACGGCGGCCTTTCCGGCCCGGCCGTCAGGCCCATAAACTTACGGCTCGTCCACCTCGTTTACGAGGAGACCGGCGCCGACATTATCGCCTCCGGCGGCGTCGACGGCTGGCGAGCGGCCGCGGCCTATATCCTCGCCGGCGCCCGGGCGGTCCAGGTGGGGACGGCGTTGTTCGACAACCCGGCGGCGCCCGCCGAAATAGCGGCCGGTTTGAAGGAATACGTCGAGCGTGAGATGTTCGACGGCTTGAGCTTCCTGGTGGGGAAGTTGCGGGGAGACAGGAAGTAA
- the mutM gene encoding bifunctional DNA-formamidopyrimidine glycosylase/DNA-(apurinic or apyrimidinic site) lyase, with protein MPELPEAETIARGLESLIRGRRLLGARSFTKGICERRGKYPVGARVAAVGRRGKKVLVHFDDGTTFLVSLGMSGQLRRRPNGPMPKHAHIILKFEGLDLLYVDPRRLGRLTPSRVATTMLAPAAEVARWCDGRLGPDALDVSWPEFRARLALRRGAFKPLLLNQRVIAGVGNIYADEVLHRAGVNPKARPVDLSAERLRRVHRATQSVLKKAVKACGTSFRDYVTPTGASGDFGNSLAVYGREGRPCRKCGSPIKRLRWPPGRSTYYCPSCQPEPDAR; from the coding sequence ATGCCCGAACTCCCCGAAGCCGAGACCATCGCCCGCGGCCTCGAGTCGTTGATACGAGGCCGGCGTCTGCTGGGCGCGCGGAGTTTTACGAAAGGTATATGCGAACGGCGGGGGAAGTACCCCGTCGGCGCGCGCGTAGCCGCCGTAGGCCGCCGGGGCAAGAAGGTCCTCGTCCACTTCGACGACGGGACCACGTTCTTGGTATCGCTCGGGATGAGCGGCCAACTTCGCCGCCGCCCGAACGGCCCTATGCCGAAGCATGCTCACATTATTTTAAAATTCGAAGGATTGGACTTGCTTTACGTTGACCCGCGGCGGCTGGGGCGCCTGACGCCTTCCCGCGTCGCGACGACGATGCTCGCGCCCGCGGCCGAGGTCGCGCGCTGGTGCGACGGCAGGTTGGGACCCGACGCCCTCGACGTTTCCTGGCCCGAGTTCCGCGCGCGCCTCGCGTTGCGCCGCGGCGCTTTCAAGCCGTTGTTGTTGAACCAGAGGGTAATCGCCGGCGTCGGCAACATCTACGCGGACGAGGTCCTCCACCGCGCCGGCGTCAACCCCAAAGCGAGGCCGGTCGACCTCTCGGCCGAACGGTTGCGCCGCGTGCACCGCGCCACGCAAAGCGTACTCAAGAAAGCAGTAAAGGCTTGCGGTACTAGCTTTCGCGACTACGTCACGCCGACGGGGGCGAGCGGCGATTTCGGCAACTCCCTCGCCGTCTACGGCCGCGAGGGTCGGCCCTGCCGTAAATGCGGCTCGCCGATTAAACGGTTGCGCTGGCCTCCCGGCCGGAGCACATATTATTGCCCGTCGTGTCAACCGGAGCCGGACGCGAGATGA
- a CDS encoding Ig-like domain-containing protein, translating to MNRYAYVAAVSSACLLAGCARVGVPPGRERVGDDEPPRLKKVETVDANHLEIYFSEGMDATTVRESGNYSVVDEAGGALDVEAAVVTRADLVTLITADQQAGVKYTLVARNVADASGGNRIERYNRKTFKGSERKDDKPPAVAATFPADGAEQVGLFPEITVEFTDVMAPVADVADALELYDDLGAELSGEGGFEEQLLRFRPGRRLDYATRYTVVAKDNATDLAGNTLYRESRFTFVTLEDTEEALISGRVSILEEGVSPAGVEVRLSLSPDPVAEGARLVGYARAGEDGDFVMRGVPPNSESQASYYLVAATDEDGDGVAEFVGGYGFSAGKAAALPTILGGEKLENLEVVLSRADVEGPEVTEALLSPDPTGGQPACYVRASFADAAGSFVAGAEVFFDEIWSDGTGVALYALGADWNTSPVATGERYVSDLPRAGVKKKGRHVAYVQARDAAGNWGDFFELPFEVTDPPKPARTIEGTVGFEMLPAEGALLTATVENGDAPRAIAVADKTGRFKLEDLAAGRYVVAATLDEDENGRWRKGEPGGVGAGIVDVSTASARDVDIRLTYGPSLSSANARLHNFAAGPGGEARAVLTISAAARDRDLDLERVWAVLPGGEEVELADDGGPPDAAAGDGVFTFSREYVGDELPALAGGEVTVWAEDRRGNRVRVTAAESPGLALRKLEPPPALVLDTGVDALEVSWEPVEGAAGGCVVFLVPADRVDRFTAPGTGEVYSNFRNPVYGTTLRIPYGAIEDWWAYPAKSRFVIFLVASAGDGDSYQASDKALSSITWYKPVPR from the coding sequence ATGAACCGTTACGCGTACGTCGCCGCCGTATCGTCGGCGTGCCTATTGGCCGGCTGCGCCCGCGTCGGCGTCCCGCCCGGTCGCGAGCGCGTCGGGGACGACGAGCCGCCGCGGCTCAAGAAGGTCGAAACCGTGGACGCCAACCACCTCGAGATTTACTTCTCCGAGGGGATGGATGCGACGACGGTGCGGGAATCCGGCAATTATTCCGTCGTGGACGAGGCCGGCGGGGCGCTGGACGTGGAGGCCGCGGTCGTAACCCGGGCCGACCTGGTAACGTTGATTACCGCCGACCAGCAGGCCGGCGTTAAGTATACGCTGGTCGCGCGTAACGTCGCCGACGCCTCGGGCGGCAACCGCATCGAACGCTACAACAGGAAAACTTTTAAAGGGTCGGAAAGAAAAGACGATAAGCCTCCGGCCGTGGCGGCGACTTTCCCGGCGGACGGCGCCGAACAAGTGGGCCTGTTTCCCGAGATAACGGTCGAGTTCACCGACGTTATGGCGCCCGTGGCCGACGTCGCCGACGCGCTGGAGCTCTACGACGACCTGGGCGCGGAGCTCTCCGGCGAGGGGGGCTTCGAGGAACAACTCCTCCGCTTCCGGCCCGGGCGCCGGCTCGACTACGCGACGCGCTATACCGTGGTCGCCAAGGACAACGCGACCGACCTCGCCGGCAACACGCTCTACCGCGAGAGCCGGTTCACGTTCGTTACGCTCGAGGATACGGAGGAGGCGTTAATTTCGGGCCGTGTCAGCATCCTCGAGGAGGGCGTTTCGCCGGCCGGCGTCGAGGTCAGGCTGTCGCTTTCGCCGGACCCGGTCGCGGAGGGCGCGCGGCTCGTCGGCTATGCCCGGGCGGGCGAAGACGGCGATTTCGTTATGCGCGGCGTGCCGCCGAATTCGGAATCGCAGGCGAGTTATTATTTGGTCGCCGCAACCGACGAAGACGGCGACGGCGTCGCCGAGTTCGTCGGCGGTTACGGCTTCTCGGCCGGGAAGGCCGCGGCCTTGCCGACTATTCTCGGCGGTGAAAAGCTCGAGAACTTGGAAGTCGTGCTTAGCCGCGCCGACGTAGAGGGCCCCGAGGTGACGGAGGCGCTTCTGTCGCCGGACCCGACGGGAGGCCAACCGGCGTGCTACGTTCGCGCGTCCTTCGCCGACGCGGCGGGCTCGTTCGTCGCCGGCGCCGAAGTCTTCTTCGACGAGATATGGTCCGACGGGACCGGCGTTGCGTTGTACGCCTTGGGCGCCGACTGGAATACGAGCCCGGTTGCGACGGGCGAGCGCTACGTGTCCGACCTCCCCCGGGCGGGCGTTAAGAAGAAGGGAAGGCACGTCGCGTACGTCCAAGCTAGAGACGCCGCCGGTAACTGGGGGGACTTCTTCGAGTTGCCGTTCGAAGTAACGGACCCGCCCAAACCCGCGCGCACCATCGAGGGTACGGTTGGGTTCGAGATGTTGCCGGCGGAGGGGGCGTTATTAACCGCCACCGTAGAAAACGGAGACGCGCCCCGTGCCATCGCCGTCGCCGATAAGACCGGGCGGTTCAAGTTGGAGGACCTGGCCGCCGGGAGGTACGTCGTCGCGGCCACCCTCGACGAGGACGAGAACGGCCGGTGGCGGAAGGGCGAGCCGGGGGGCGTGGGCGCCGGTATCGTCGACGTTTCGACGGCTTCGGCTCGAGACGTCGATATCCGGCTGACGTACGGGCCGTCGTTGTCGTCGGCCAACGCGCGCCTCCACAACTTCGCCGCGGGCCCGGGGGGCGAGGCGCGCGCGGTGCTCACGATATCCGCGGCGGCGCGCGACCGGGACTTGGACCTGGAGCGCGTATGGGCCGTACTCCCGGGAGGCGAGGAGGTCGAGCTCGCCGACGACGGCGGGCCGCCGGACGCCGCCGCGGGCGACGGCGTCTTCACCTTCAGCCGCGAATACGTCGGCGACGAGCTCCCCGCGCTGGCGGGAGGCGAAGTGACGGTTTGGGCGGAAGACCGCCGGGGCAACCGCGTTCGGGTGACGGCGGCGGAGTCGCCCGGGTTGGCGCTCCGGAAGCTCGAGCCGCCCCCGGCCTTGGTGCTCGATACCGGCGTCGACGCGCTCGAGGTGTCCTGGGAACCGGTGGAAGGCGCCGCGGGCGGGTGCGTCGTGTTCCTCGTTCCCGCCGACCGGGTGGACCGCTTTACGGCGCCGGGCACCGGCGAAGTCTATTCGAATTTCCGGAACCCGGTGTACGGTACGACGTTGAGGATCCCGTACGGCGCTATAGAGGATTGGTGGGCGTACCCGGCCAAATCGCGCTTCGTCATATTCCTGGTCGCGAGCGCGGGCGACGGCGACAGCTATCAAGCCTCGGACAAGGCGCTAAGTAGCATAACGTGGTACAAACCGGTGCCCCGGTGA
- a CDS encoding GNAT family N-acetyltransferase, whose amino-acid sequence MEAVNVRPMEQSDLRAVWQLVQNNRPESAPPGWPAGSLELQRMAFLHPRACREGSSVAEVGAEVRGSLVFHNYREEGSATICLIAVDERAQGVGVGRALLEAWEANARALGLKRLYAPEMPEEDARFIRFAKDFGLKEVGRTVSWVRGDEPMEAPEDEHIVPLVNVPLSEVTGAFNECFPEMPRTQDDLHALVTQSQWGPWASLAYAENNRILAFLFTTDREGNPYMQHVGTRPEARRRGLALKLLKHALHVLREGGARVVECEVPEENVAAAELAASFGMKPGRRRVALAKELV is encoded by the coding sequence ATGGAAGCGGTCAACGTCAGGCCAATGGAGCAGAGCGACCTCCGCGCCGTTTGGCAGCTGGTCCAAAATAACAGACCCGAGTCCGCGCCCCCCGGGTGGCCGGCCGGCAGCCTCGAGCTCCAGCGCATGGCGTTCCTTCACCCGCGCGCGTGCCGAGAGGGCTCGTCGGTGGCGGAAGTGGGGGCCGAAGTCCGCGGCTCGCTCGTCTTCCATAATTACCGGGAGGAGGGAAGCGCGACGATTTGCCTTATCGCCGTAGATGAGCGCGCGCAAGGCGTCGGCGTCGGGCGGGCGTTGTTGGAGGCTTGGGAAGCGAACGCCCGGGCGCTGGGCCTTAAGCGGCTTTACGCGCCGGAAATGCCGGAAGAGGACGCGCGGTTTATCCGGTTCGCCAAAGACTTCGGCTTGAAGGAAGTGGGTAGGACCGTGTCGTGGGTGCGGGGCGACGAGCCGATGGAGGCGCCCGAAGACGAACATATCGTCCCGCTTGTCAACGTGCCGCTGAGCGAAGTTACGGGCGCTTTCAACGAGTGTTTCCCCGAGATGCCGCGCACGCAGGACGACCTGCACGCGCTCGTCACGCAGTCCCAGTGGGGCCCGTGGGCTTCTTTGGCCTATGCGGAAAACAACCGCATACTGGCGTTCCTGTTCACGACCGACCGCGAGGGCAATCCCTATATGCAGCACGTCGGGACGCGGCCCGAAGCCCGCCGCCGCGGCCTGGCGCTGAAGCTTTTAAAGCATGCGCTGCACGTCTTGCGGGAGGGGGGCGCCCGCGTAGTCGAGTGCGAGGTCCCAGAAGAGAACGTGGCCGCGGCCGAACTGGCTGCTTCGTTCGGCATGAAGCCGGGGCGTCGGCGCGTGGCGTTGGCGAAAGAATTGGTCTGA
- a CDS encoding SPFH domain-containing protein has product MAIFDVIESMDMGPDAIVQRWPAVGSGEIKLGSQLVVRENQWAVFFRDGKGYDVFDAGRHTLTTGNVPLLIDFVGKHITDGSPFKTEVYFVNKRPIRDLKWGTAEPIIFRDKDLAMVRLRSFGIFSIRVTDPMFFVNKVVGTEGRLETRDVEGFLRAMIVSRMQDVLGEVLTTVLDLASKYDELGAAMKSRVRDDFGKYGLEITDFYVNAITPPPEVQKVIDERTGMAAVGDLNQYYRFKAARAVEKAAEQTGGGAGEGMGMGVGLGMGMSMAQMMGGAMRTTTEQPCPKCNQPMPTGSNFCPSCGNKIGLPDETLIICPECRADNPAKATFCASCGKELPVSGHCPKCGEAMDEADKFCPECGEKMK; this is encoded by the coding sequence GTGGCCATATTCGACGTTATCGAGTCTATGGACATGGGCCCCGACGCCATCGTGCAGCGTTGGCCCGCGGTCGGCTCGGGCGAGATCAAACTCGGCAGCCAGCTCGTCGTGCGCGAAAACCAGTGGGCCGTATTCTTCCGCGACGGCAAGGGCTACGACGTCTTCGACGCCGGCCGCCACACCCTCACCACCGGCAACGTTCCGCTGCTCATCGACTTCGTCGGTAAGCACATCACCGACGGCAGCCCCTTCAAGACCGAGGTATATTTCGTAAATAAGCGTCCCATCCGCGACCTGAAATGGGGCACCGCGGAGCCCATCATCTTCCGCGACAAGGACCTGGCGATGGTCCGCCTCCGCTCCTTCGGCATCTTCTCCATCCGCGTTACGGATCCGATGTTCTTCGTCAATAAGGTCGTGGGTACCGAGGGCCGGCTGGAGACGCGCGACGTCGAGGGGTTCCTCCGCGCGATGATCGTCTCGCGCATGCAGGACGTGCTGGGCGAGGTCCTGACGACGGTGCTCGACCTCGCTTCCAAGTACGACGAACTGGGCGCCGCGATGAAGAGCCGCGTCCGCGACGACTTCGGCAAGTACGGCCTGGAAATCACGGACTTCTACGTCAACGCCATAACGCCGCCCCCCGAGGTCCAGAAGGTAATCGACGAGCGGACCGGCATGGCCGCGGTCGGCGACCTCAACCAGTACTATCGCTTCAAAGCCGCGCGGGCGGTGGAGAAGGCCGCGGAGCAGACCGGCGGCGGCGCCGGCGAGGGTATGGGTATGGGCGTGGGCCTGGGCATGGGCATGTCCATGGCGCAGATGATGGGAGGCGCGATGCGCACCACCACCGAGCAGCCCTGCCCCAAGTGCAACCAGCCGATGCCGACCGGTTCCAACTTCTGCCCGAGCTGCGGCAATAAAATCGGCCTGCCCGATGAGACGCTCATCATCTGCCCGGAGTGCCGGGCGGACAACCCGGCGAAGGCCACGTTCTGCGCCTCGTGCGGCAAGGAGCTGCCGGTTTCGGGTCACTGCCCGAAGTGCGGCGAGGCCATGGACGAAGCGGACAAGTTCTGCCCCGAATGCGGCGAGAAGATGAAATAG
- a CDS encoding DUF2089 domain-containing protein, with protein MPTLPENCPFCGGAIDVTAFACRDCDAAVEGRFAPNKLAALDGAQAEFVLAFVRNRGNIKTLERELGVSYPTVRARLDDVIRALGFRVAEDAAAAEETRARRADVLAAVEKGEMTAAEAADALKKL; from the coding sequence TTGCCGACGTTACCCGAGAATTGTCCGTTTTGCGGGGGCGCCATAGACGTTACGGCGTTCGCGTGCCGCGATTGCGACGCCGCGGTCGAGGGCCGCTTCGCACCCAACAAGCTGGCCGCGCTCGACGGCGCGCAGGCCGAGTTCGTCCTGGCGTTCGTACGCAACCGCGGCAACATCAAGACGCTCGAGCGCGAGCTGGGCGTCTCGTACCCCACGGTGCGCGCCCGCCTCGACGACGTTATCCGCGCGCTGGGCTTCCGGGTCGCGGAGGACGCCGCCGCGGCGGAGGAGACGCGTGCCCGGCGCGCCGACGTGTTGGCGGCGGTCGAAAAGGGCGAGATGACCGCAGCCGAGGCCGCCGACGCGCTCAAGAAGCTCTAA
- a CDS encoding T9SS type A sorting domain-containing protein, with protein sequence MFKNNLAITLTAVAVGTAAFATEFWTAEELARPPGPPLQPRLGYDARAEEYDAEAVFGKACAFIEYWQVKDPNDPNYGGIREGENMPEIIQTDNTQESVWVWSRWRQLTGSRKYDDAVARSWIYINKNPAWEEEGWENPASKYYRIYNCGWGMRAEMMYRRATGDESRKNYGLTCARFVAENPIEIENISYLTNYLCTAWAVGNLYEYAEDVGDADLKVVALSLASKVKSLAEEAPGWCIGYNSWAMSGGAAIWGLHNSYFQEHPGDERSWMVKHGPYLKTLVEPSAGSWDNAWNAWYMFGHHSCYHATGDDSYWSKFDKIASNLVAQDTDDDGGIPPSQAGSETGDHTWVTSYLCMMGMDRIIRDLSVTNFAAAAEPGRLVLSWDPAFETHAAAYNLYRETKGLPGRAKITDTPLTGDPPYAFADTDVVPATTYRYWLEALSPSGHYRITGPVERTAGAVKATFALGQNYPNPATYGRTAVAFALARAGTASFRVYDLAGREVYRTRGDYSAGKHVLELAFDFAPGVYVYKLEAGDDEAAKRMVIVR encoded by the coding sequence ATGTTTAAAAACAACCTGGCAATAACGCTAACCGCGGTCGCGGTCGGGACGGCCGCGTTCGCCACCGAATTTTGGACCGCGGAGGAGTTGGCCCGGCCGCCCGGGCCGCCGCTCCAGCCGCGCCTGGGCTACGACGCCCGCGCCGAAGAATACGACGCCGAAGCGGTTTTCGGAAAGGCGTGCGCCTTCATCGAGTACTGGCAGGTCAAAGACCCCAACGACCCGAACTACGGCGGCATCCGCGAGGGCGAGAACATGCCCGAAATCATCCAGACCGATAACACCCAAGAGTCGGTTTGGGTGTGGTCGCGGTGGCGTCAGCTCACCGGCAGCCGCAAGTACGACGACGCCGTCGCGCGCTCCTGGATTTATATAAACAAAAACCCGGCGTGGGAAGAGGAAGGTTGGGAAAACCCGGCCTCTAAATATTACCGGATCTACAATTGCGGTTGGGGCATGCGCGCCGAGATGATGTACCGACGGGCGACCGGCGACGAATCCCGTAAAAACTACGGCCTTACGTGCGCGCGCTTCGTCGCCGAGAACCCCATCGAAATCGAGAATATTTCGTACCTGACCAACTACTTATGCACGGCGTGGGCCGTCGGCAACCTCTACGAATACGCGGAGGACGTGGGCGACGCCGACCTGAAGGTCGTAGCGCTGTCGCTGGCGTCGAAGGTTAAATCGCTGGCGGAGGAAGCGCCGGGTTGGTGCATCGGGTATAATAGCTGGGCCATGTCGGGCGGCGCCGCGATATGGGGCCTCCACAACTCTTACTTCCAAGAGCACCCGGGCGACGAGCGGTCCTGGATGGTAAAACACGGGCCGTACCTCAAAACGCTGGTGGAACCCAGCGCCGGCTCGTGGGACAACGCGTGGAACGCGTGGTATATGTTCGGCCACCACAGCTGCTACCACGCGACGGGCGACGACTCGTACTGGTCTAAATTCGATAAAATCGCGTCTAACCTCGTCGCCCAGGATACGGACGACGACGGCGGCATCCCCCCCTCGCAAGCCGGCAGCGAAACAGGCGACCATACCTGGGTCACGTCGTACCTGTGCATGATGGGGATGGACCGCATTATCCGCGATTTGAGCGTGACGAACTTCGCCGCGGCCGCGGAGCCCGGTAGGCTCGTCCTGAGCTGGGACCCCGCGTTCGAAACCCACGCCGCCGCCTACAACCTGTACCGTGAGACGAAAGGCCTGCCCGGACGAGCGAAAATAACCGATACCCCGCTCACGGGCGACCCGCCGTACGCCTTTGCGGATACGGACGTCGTCCCGGCGACGACGTACCGCTACTGGCTGGAGGCGTTAAGTCCGAGCGGCCACTACCGGATTACCGGACCGGTGGAGCGCACCGCCGGCGCGGTCAAGGCCACGTTCGCGCTGGGCCAGAACTACCCCAACCCGGCGACGTACGGCCGGACCGCGGTCGCGTTCGCGCTGGCGCGCGCCGGCACGGCGTCCTTCCGCGTCTACGACCTCGCCGGCCGCGAAGTATACCGGACGCGGGGCGACTATAGCGCCGGCAAACACGTGCTCGAGCTCGCGTTCGACTTCGCCCCCGGCGTCTACGTTTACAAACTCGAGGCCGGCGACGACGAGGCCGCCAAGCGGATGGTAATAGTGCGATAA
- a CDS encoding NGG1p interacting factor NIF3, with translation MGDRKQRYKVVVFVPWEALDAVRAATARAGAGVIGAYDWCSFATKGRGTFRGGEGASPTVGRAGRLEEVPEWRLEMVAQGDVIEAVVAAMKAAHPYEEVAYDVYRLEDF, from the coding sequence ATGGGGGACAGGAAGCAGCGGTATAAGGTCGTCGTCTTCGTGCCGTGGGAAGCGCTCGACGCCGTGCGCGCGGCGACGGCTCGAGCCGGCGCCGGCGTCATCGGCGCGTACGACTGGTGCTCGTTCGCGACCAAGGGCCGGGGGACCTTCCGCGGCGGCGAGGGCGCGTCACCCACGGTGGGCCGCGCAGGCCGGCTTGAGGAAGTGCCCGAGTGGCGGCTGGAGATGGTCGCTCAAGGCGACGTCATCGAGGCCGTCGTCGCGGCGATGAAGGCGGCCCACCCCTACGAAGAAGTGGCGTACGACGTATACCGCCTCGAGGATTTCTAA
- a CDS encoding flavin reductase family protein, with translation MHKVEFEPAFFYRFLNCGPAVLAVAQHGGPPNIITLAWVAPVSHDPPLVMLSVSPRRYSHNLIRDGREVTVNVPPWSLLEEVAFCGRVSGRDVDKFAETALTPVPSERVKPPGIEQCLATLECVWEKSVGAGDHTAFIMRVVHVVADEEAAMNRFGPGPGEPTTIHHLTGNFYAPLGGPASEAGKPE, from the coding sequence ATGCACAAAGTAGAATTCGAGCCGGCGTTTTTTTACAGGTTTCTTAACTGCGGCCCCGCGGTCCTGGCCGTGGCGCAGCACGGCGGCCCGCCCAACATCATTACGCTGGCCTGGGTAGCGCCGGTGAGCCACGACCCGCCGCTGGTGATGTTATCGGTGTCGCCGCGGCGCTACAGTCACAACTTGATAAGGGACGGCCGCGAGGTAACCGTCAACGTCCCGCCGTGGTCGCTCTTGGAGGAGGTCGCGTTCTGCGGCCGCGTCTCGGGCCGCGACGTGGACAAGTTCGCGGAGACGGCGTTGACGCCCGTGCCGTCCGAGCGGGTAAAGCCGCCGGGCATAGAACAATGCCTGGCGACGTTGGAATGCGTGTGGGAAAAGAGTGTCGGAGCCGGCGACCACACGGCGTTCATAATGCGCGTCGTTCACGTCGTCGCGGACGAGGAGGCGGCGATGAACCGCTTCGGCCCGGGGCCCGGCGAGCCGACGACGATACATCACCTCACGGGCAATTTCTACGCGCCCCTCGGCGGGCCGGCAAGCGAGGCAGGTAAGCCCGAATGA